CGAGAATTATCCGCAGAAGCGTTGTAATGCGTCTTTCTGACAAGGCGGAGTTCGCAACGAGATAGAAAAGTACAATATATCGCGCAAAGGGTCGGATGTTGTAAAGACTGCCTATCAAAGGTGATCTGTTGATAAGCATTGACAACAAGACGACGCTGTAAAAGCCTATAATCGGTAAATCAATCGTTGTTTTGACGAACGGAATACCCCTATGTAGTTTATGGATAACGAGTTTCCCAAAAGCGACATAGATGAGCATTTCACCGAAGAATCTTAAATAGGAGTAGAGAGCATCACTAACGGGCAAAAACTTCAGTATAAACTCTTCAAAAGCGACGTATCCTGTTAAAAAGTAAATCATTTCTATTCGTTGTCAGTTTGCCTCGCAGTGAGAGTTGTCGGTTTCCGCCAACTAATAGCCAATAACTGAAAGCCTTTCAGCGGGTATTTAATGCCAAAAGGAGAGGTCTCTGCCCAACAATTCTGCCAATTGTTCGTTAAAGGGTTTAAAATACGCCATCTGGCGTTCACGCGTCTCAGGATTAATTGGTGGTGGAACCGATTTCATATTTTCTTGGGGCTTGTCGTTCCAATCCAGAACAGCTTTTCTCAACTTGTAAGCGGTAGCATCTGGGACAAGTTTGCGAATGGCTTTTCTGATGGGATTATGAGATGCCAGAAATTGCGTAAACAGAAAATTGAACCTTTCGGAACGTGGCATAGCGGCTCGGTTATGTCGTTCACCGATAAGAGGTTTGAAATCAGAACGGATACCAATGCGCTCAAAAAGTTGTTGACAGACAGTTTCAGCCCTCTCCTTCAGGTCGTCAGTTAGGACACAGTGTACCTGACTCGAACCGAATTGGGTTATCAAATTCTTGACGTGTGGATAATAGATACCATTGTATTGATAGGCGCACTGTCGCCATTTAAACCAATCTTCGTTTACACGCGCTTCCTCAGCGGCGAGTGCCTCTTCATAAGTCTTGATGTTTTCCCAACCTCTCCGCCGAGCCCACCAATAGGCAGAATAAGCACGAGCCACAGGTTCCCGAAGTAGCACAACGAGATGCATCTCAGGGTTGTGTTCATAAATCCGCTGCATGACTTCCGGTGAATGCATGACCATTACATTTTTGGCGATGAGTTGTTTGTCCTCAATTTTGCCAGCGGCATTTTCCCCAACAAAATACTTTGCAAAAGCCCACTCATACCCACGCGTGTATTCACGCTCTTGCAGGAAAAACGTCAACTCTGGTTGTGCATGCGTGTGTACATCAGGGTGTTGCGCCAAGTAGCGAAGGAGCGAAGAGGTTCCTGCTTTCTGTGCGCCAACAATCATTAACTGGATTTTACGAAAGTCTCCCATGGTAAAGGTTTCCCAATTAATTCACCGAGGGCATGAACATCTGGTTTGTAATAATTGATTAAACGGTGCCGCGTCTCTTCTGACATCTGAGTCTTCTCATCCGTCTGCGTGTTTAATCGGAGATAGAGCGGCTCAATTGTTCGTCTAATCGTCCGCAAAGGGATATGAACAATTGGCTTGTTATGTGTCCACTGTCGCAATCGAAACCGGAAGTCCCTATATTTCCGATGCAACTCGGAATTTCGCATTTTCTGGGAACGATTCGTCACTTCAAAGGCGTAATCGCTATAAAAATCGGCATCTATATCAGCGAAGTTGCATAATTCCGTCATGGTATTTAATGGCTGTGCTGCAAGTTCCTCATAAAAGAGGACGTGGATACGCGCTGGATCAAATTGCTTAAAATAACGCTCCAAATAGATAGTATAACATCCCTGCTGAAGTGTTTGCAAGTGCTGTTCCTCGTTCTCTCTGTGGCAGTCAACAGAAGAGAAAAGCAATTCGATGTATGCATCGAAATTCAAGGTTTGTGGCAATTTGCCAATCTGCTTCGCAAAGCGATACCACGAGATTAACCTTGAAATCGGTTCTCGAAGGCTGAAAACCAATTTTGCATACGGTAGAAACTCGACGATTCTCCCACGTGCCTTTTCACAATACAGATAATCAGGTGTAGACTCCATTCTGAGCTGTGTTTCATCAGAACCAGAAAACAAAAGGTTGTATTCCTCAGCATCACCTTTATATCGGTATTTTGAGGGAAGCGGATAAGCATCACTGAGAAAAAATCGGGTTTCCTTGTAAGTCGCAGCACAAACAGCTGGGTGGTCGGCAAGATATGCGAAAAGAGATGTCGTTGCCGCCTTCGTAGTGCCCGCCACGATGAGGTAGTGATAATCCCGAACACACTTCGTCTGTTGTCCAGAATCGATTTTCTCTAAAATTGGAGTCTCATCTGGGATTTTTACGTTCTTCATTTATCCATTTATAGTTTTAACCATCAACTCGTGCTTTAGCAAAAGTATCTGTAGACGAGTTGATGGTTAAAGTTGTCGGTTCGGGTTTTCTCGCAGTGAGAGTTAAGCGGTTTTCGTCTAACGGAACTCTCCTGTAACTGATAACTGATAACTATCTTGCGTTTGTTTGCTACTTTTGAAACCAAGAAACCTGCGTCTTTCGGAGGAGATACGTCAGGTTTGCAACAGCGAGTAGTGCAGTGATGGATACAGCGAGTGCGATTCCTCGAAGTTCCAAGGTTCTAATCAATCCGTACGCCACTAAAAAATTGAGAACAGCCATCGTCACCATATTCGCGAAAACAGATCGGTACGCTTTTTGTGCGTAAAGCCCAGCATTCAGTACAGGTATCAGACAAGAGAACACCATACCCGTGCTGAGCCAAAAGAGGAGGTGTCCTATCAGTTCAATTGCTGCGTCATCAAGTTTACCGCGTCCATATAATAACCAACTGATTTTTGCATGAAATATTAACAAGAATAGTGCGACTGGGAATCCAATGATTACAGCTGTACGTGCATTTCGATTGAGGGTTTGTCCTAATTTCTGTTTATCGTTTACTGCGCTGTCCGTTGCCATATCAGGTAAACCCGTCGTCGCAATACTGATACCGATGAGTGTCTGTAGTGCCGAGAAAATCCGGAAGGCATAGTCATACCGTGCCACAGCAACGCCCCCAAGTTGCGAGGCAAGGTATATTCCAATCAGCAAACGGTTCGTGACTTGGCGTATCGCAAAACCGAGTGTCGGTAAAGTGACCGTGTCTTTCAAGGCGTTTAGTGTATCCACAGAGATGCCTGTAAACTGATACCGGTGTCCTGTTCGATATGTCCCTATGCCCAAGTATGCAAAGTATATACCAAAACCCACAATGTAAGCCATTGCTATCCAGTTTTCAAGGTTTTCTATATTCGGTATGAGCAGAAATACAGCTGCTGCGATGCCAGCTGGCAGGGCGTTTCGGAGTGCGACTGTTTTAAAGTGTTGCTTACTGTTCAGGAACGCCCCTAATACGGTACTACCACATCCAAAAACAAGCAAAGGTGCACATAGTCTCAATAGTGTTGTCTCTCTTTGCGCATCAAAAGTCGATTTTCGTAATAAACCACTTGCTATCCATGGTGCGAAAAACTCAATCAGGATAAAAACCGCGAAGCCGCCCCAGAGAAAAAGATTAAGGAAGTTATTGACGAAAAGTCGGTACTTTGTAGGGTTCATCTCCTTTTCACGTGTTACAAAGAGCGGAACCAAACTAAATTTAGTACCTTCTCGAACAACGGTATCAACTAATATAACAATATTCAATGCGGCAATGAGCGCGACGGCTACATCGCTTTCACCGAACCGCATTGGAATCAAGTGAACTCGGACGAGGAGGCTCAACCCCATACCAGCAAAGGTAATCACCATTACCCAAAATGTCTTGTGCTGTAGGAGTCTTTTGATCATGATTTAATAGTTGTCGGTTGTCGGTTACGTTTCCTGTGCCGCGAGTGTCCACCGATAAACTTCCAACCCTTTTTTCCTGTCTCAGTTGAAGTTAGCGGCGAACGCCAGCCTTCGTTACGTTACCATTATCAGAAAACTCTCACTGCAAGGCAAACTACATTAGATTTATTTCCAGCCATCGGGCAGATTTTTGCGAATCTCAATATCACCAAACTCGGTAGCCGGACGTGGTCCAACCGATTTAGCCCATGTCGCCATGCGATGAAGCCCCTCGTCTAACGCAACCTGCGCTGTTTTTCCGAACACCTGCTGAAATTTCTCATGGGAACAATAGGCGTGTTTAACCTCTTCTCTCGCATGCACGTTGATGACAGATACTTCCTTATCCATTGCCGTCATCACTAAATCCGCTAACTCGTTCACCGAAACATGCTCATCCGAACCGACGTTAAAAATCTCTCCGGATGCTTCTGGTATATCCACAGCACGGGCGATGTGCGGGGCAACGTCTGCGATATGTGTGAAGGCACGCGTCTGTTCTCCATCTCCAAAAATACGCAGCGGCTTATCCTGCATGATATTATTCATGAAGATACCAATAACGTTTCGATACTTGTCGCTGATATTCTGGAGTTCGCCATAAACGTTATGCGGGCGGAAAATCGTATAATCCAAACCAAAGAGCCGCTTAGAGACAGCGAGTTCCTGTTCCACCGCGTACTTAGCAATACCGTAAGAATCCTCCGGGACAGGGATGAGTCCTTCATGCATTGGGAGTTGGTTTTCTCCATAAACAGCGATAGAAGAAGTGAATACAAATCGTTTGACATTGTGGTTTATCGCTGCGTTGATGAGGTTTACACTTCCGATGAGATTATTTTGGTAGTTAAACCGTTTGATAAAGTGACTCAGTCCCTCCGCTGCATAAGCGGCAAGGTGATAGATATAATCGAATTGATATTGCTCACAGAGTTGATTTATAAGCTGAGCATCAAGGATACTTCCCTCAACAAAGGTTACGGCAGGGGCGAGATTCGCCCGGAAGCCGCCACTCAGGTCATCAAGTGCGACAACTTCCGTGTTACCTTGGTGGATAAGTTCACTAACGACGTGCGCGCCCATAAAGCCCGCACCTCCTGTGACTAATGCTTTTTTGTTCATACTTTTAACGAATGTACCTCGCTACGATTGTTCCATTGTTGAAGTTTAATGTAAGCCAGAGGAAAGGTTTAATTAATCCTATTTGTGTAGTGCTCAGTGTTATTTCTTCAATCTTTTGTAAAAGGAATGGATCAGCAAAATATCAGCATCGGTATTACTTTCGGATGACCATTTTGCCAATAGCAGTGAAATCATCAACAGCCCGTAGAAGTACCCCTCGTGGATACTCATCATCAGGCAGGCATACGACCTGCCCCTATTGGTAAACTACAGACCAAAGGTATTTGTATACTTCAGTAATACTGTGCGTCCGCGCGTTAGCAACTGCCTTGGTATTTCATCGTCTCTGTATGTGTTGAGATTTTCATTATAAACCAACCATAGGTCATTCCCTTCACGGAAATTATATCGAAATCGAATATTTGTTGAGAATCGATCACTAGCACTATTATATTGCACAAATCCATTCAGAGAAACTTGTGTGTTCAAAGCGGCCCGGGTCCGAATCCGAACGAGATGTGCATTGAATCCTTGATTACGCTCGGGGAAACGAACGACATTGACTTCATACTCACTGCTTATTTCCAAATGTGAGGACACATTCCAAGTCGGTTTAACTCCGAGGTCAAGGCGCCAACCGTCAAAAAATCCACCGAAAGCCCAATCGAAATCAGCACGGAGTAAACTTTTATTGGGCATATCGAAACCACCATCAACCTTGAAAGTGGTATAACTACCCATTGGGATCACCGTATCTTCAGGAAAATCCTCAGCCTCAATGAGATCTTCATAATCCATTTCAAAATCCATCGCCACGCCTGCTCCAGACTTCCATTCCAGATCGATCTCATATTTAAGATGCGCGGATTCCACAGATCCATCCTCATTACGGAACACAACGGACCCAGAAAATTGTAACGGGCTCACTTGTCTAATCGGGGTTCCCTTTCCCATTAGCCAATCATAACGAACACTTGACCGCAGTTGCGTGAAATCCTTACGAGTTGTAAATCCGAGCCCGGGCAAAAAGTCTTTTCCTCTCCGAGCTACGACGAGTTCATAATCCAAACCAACATCCGTGCGTCGAGTCAGTTCTGTGAGAAACATCGCCGTATCTAAAAAATTGAATGTCTGTTCTTGAATGACTTGGTCTTCAAAAGTTTGTCCCCACTTAAGGGTCAAATATTCTTTCCCAAAAATCCGAAAAATACCGTCAAGTCCATAGGCAAAGTTGTAATTTCCTTCTTCATCAACACGGTTGGTTAACATGATACCCGCATAAGAATATGGATTAAGAACCTGTCGTCGCATGCGTAGGACTCCAAAGTTTTCTCTGGGGATGTCTCCTTTACGTGCGGTTTGCATATCAAGAAAACCGAGGTCCCAATTTCCAATACGTCCGACGAGTCTGGCCCCACCAATAATAGGGATCTGTTTACGATCTTGGATGCCGATTCGTCGACTATGGAAAAGT
The DNA window shown above is from Candidatus Poribacteria bacterium and carries:
- a CDS encoding sulfotransferase domain-containing protein, with translation MGDFRKIQLMIVGAQKAGTSSLLRYLAQHPDVHTHAQPELTFFLQEREYTRGYEWAFAKYFVGENAAGKIEDKQLIAKNVMVMHSPEVMQRIYEHNPEMHLVVLLREPVARAYSAYWWARRRGWENIKTYEEALAAEEARVNEDWFKWRQCAYQYNGIYYPHVKNLITQFGSSQVHCVLTDDLKERAETVCQQLFERIGIRSDFKPLIGERHNRAAMPRSERFNFLFTQFLASHNPIRKAIRKLVPDATAYKLRKAVLDWNDKPQENMKSVPPPINPETRERQMAYFKPFNEQLAELLGRDLSFWH
- a CDS encoding sulfotransferase, which translates into the protein MKNVKIPDETPILEKIDSGQQTKCVRDYHYLIVAGTTKAATTSLFAYLADHPAVCAATYKETRFFLSDAYPLPSKYRYKGDAEEYNLLFSGSDETQLRMESTPDYLYCEKARGRIVEFLPYAKLVFSLREPISRLISWYRFAKQIGKLPQTLNFDAYIELLFSSVDCHRENEEQHLQTLQQGCYTIYLERYFKQFDPARIHVLFYEELAAQPLNTMTELCNFADIDADFYSDYAFEVTNRSQKMRNSELHRKYRDFRFRLRQWTHNKPIVHIPLRTIRRTIEPLYLRLNTQTDEKTQMSEETRHRLINYYKPDVHALGELIGKPLPWETFVKSS
- a CDS encoding MATE family efflux transporter — protein: MIKRLLQHKTFWVMVITFAGMGLSLLVRVHLIPMRFGESDVAVALIAALNIVILVDTVVREGTKFSLVPLFVTREKEMNPTKYRLFVNNFLNLFLWGGFAVFILIEFFAPWIASGLLRKSTFDAQRETTLLRLCAPLLVFGCGSTVLGAFLNSKQHFKTVALRNALPAGIAAAVFLLIPNIENLENWIAMAYIVGFGIYFAYLGIGTYRTGHRYQFTGISVDTLNALKDTVTLPTLGFAIRQVTNRLLIGIYLASQLGGVAVARYDYAFRIFSALQTLIGISIATTGLPDMATDSAVNDKQKLGQTLNRNARTAVIIGFPVALFLLIFHAKISWLLYGRGKLDDAAIELIGHLLFWLSTGMVFSCLIPVLNAGLYAQKAYRSVFANMVTMAVLNFLVAYGLIRTLELRGIALAVSITALLAVANLTYLLRKTQVSWFQK
- a CDS encoding NAD-dependent epimerase/dehydratase family protein — encoded protein: MNKKALVTGGAGFMGAHVVSELIHQGNTEVVALDDLSGGFRANLAPAVTFVEGSILDAQLINQLCEQYQFDYIYHLAAYAAEGLSHFIKRFNYQNNLIGSVNLINAAINHNVKRFVFTSSIAVYGENQLPMHEGLIPVPEDSYGIAKYAVEQELAVSKRLFGLDYTIFRPHNVYGELQNISDKYRNVIGIFMNNIMQDKPLRIFGDGEQTRAFTHIADVAPHIARAVDIPEASGEIFNVGSDEHVSVNELADLVMTAMDKEVSVINVHAREEVKHAYCSHEKFQQVFGKTAQVALDEGLHRMATWAKSVGPRPATEFGDIEIRKNLPDGWK
- a CDS encoding DUF5916 domain-containing protein is translated as MINLSKFTKVCIILILVFSVTIANAQEPLQLTYLTESIQIDGLSDEPGWQQIEPLPVIMYKPTYRGEPTEKTEIRVAYDRDYLYCSAQCYDTNPSKVRVNSLYRDRSSKDDKFGIILDTFNDKESALSFWTTPAGVRGDEAIFNDGKSDNKNWNTYWDVTTVQNEEGWFVEMRIPFSSLSFQDENGRVVMGLIAYRNIARKNERVVFPDLSPERGIDTPSRAHPVVLDNIYSQKPIYFTPYVTGGLGQTPTLNDAGASYHLKNELARNAGVDIKYNVTSNLTLDTTLNPDFAQAEADEQQVNLSRFSLFFPEKRQFFQERSGIFSFNFLGRARLFHSRRIGIQDRKQIPIIGGARLVGRIGNWDLGFLDMQTARKGDIPRENFGVLRMRRQVLNPYSYAGIMLTNRVDEEGNYNFAYGLDGIFRIFGKEYLTLKWGQTFEDQVIQEQTFNFLDTAMFLTELTRRTDVGLDYELVVARRGKDFLPGLGFTTRKDFTQLRSSVRYDWLMGKGTPIRQVSPLQFSGSVVFRNEDGSVESAHLKYEIDLEWKSGAGVAMDFEMDYEDLIEAEDFPEDTVIPMGSYTTFKVDGGFDMPNKSLLRADFDWAFGGFFDGWRLDLGVKPTWNVSSHLEISSEYEVNVVRFPERNQGFNAHLVRIRTRAALNTQVSLNGFVQYNSASDRFSTNIRFRYNFREGNDLWLVYNENLNTYRDDEIPRQLLTRGRTVLLKYTNTFGL